From Zalophus californianus isolate mZalCal1 chromosome 16, mZalCal1.pri.v2, whole genome shotgun sequence, one genomic window encodes:
- the TMEM101 gene encoding transmembrane protein 101 → MATKMGSRRWMLQLIMQLGSVLLTRCPFWGCFSQLMLYAERAEARRKPDIPVPYLYFDLGAAVLCASFMSFGVKRRWFALGAALQLAISTYAAYIGGYVHYGDWLKVRMYSRTVAIIGGFLVLASGAGELYRRKPRSRSLQSTGQVFLGIYLICVAYSLQHSKEDRLAYLNHLPGGELMIQLFFVLYGVLALAFLSGYYVTLAAQILAILLPPVMLLIDGNVAYWHNTRRVEFWNQMKLLGESVGIFGAAVILATDG, encoded by the exons ATGGCGACGAAGATGGGTTCGCGACGGTGGATGCTGCAGCTGATCATGCAGCTGGGTTCGGTGTTGCTCACACGCTGCCCCTTCTGGGGCTGCTTCAGCCAGCTCATGCTGTACGCTGAGAGGGCCGAAGCTCGCCG GAAGCCCGACATCCCAGTGCCCTACTTGTACTTCGACTTGGGGGCGGCCGTGCTGTGCGCCAGCTTCATGTCTTTTGGAGTGAAGCGGCGCTGGTTCGCGCTGGGGGCCGCCCTTCAGCTGGCTATTAGCACCTACGCCGCCTACATCGGGGGCTACGTCCACTACGGGGACTGGCTGAAG GTCCGTATGTACTCGCGCACAGTTGCTATCATCGGCGGCTTTCTTGTGCTGGCCAGCGGTGCTGGGGAGCTGTACCGCCGGAAACCCCGCAGCCGCTCCCTCCAGTCCACCGGCCAGGTGTTCCTGGGCATCTACCTCATCTGCGTG GCCTACTCACTGCAGCACAGCAAGGAGGACCGGCTGGCCTATCTGAACCATCTCCCGGGAGGGGAGCTCATGATCCAGCTGTTCTTCGTGCTGTATGGCGTCCTGGCCCTGGCCTTCCTGTCAGGCTACTACGTGACGCTGGCTGCCCAGATCCTGGCCATACTGCTGCCCCCAGTCATGCTGCTCATTGATGGCAATGTTGCCTACTGGCACAACACACGGCGCGTTGAGTTCTGGAACCAGATGAAGCTCCTTGGAGAGAGTGTGGGCATCTTCGGGGCCGCCGTCATCCTGGCCACTGATGGCTGA